The DNA sequence CAAGCAGCCCACCACCAGGAGGAAGCGGGCCGGACAGGGCTCGGCTCCGGGCCGAACCCCGGACGGGAGGGGTCGCACCCCGGCCGCGGGCCGCAGCACGGCCGCGGGCCGCAGCACGGCCGCGGGTCGCACCCCGCCCGCGAAGGGCCGGGTCCCGGTCGTGGCGATCGCGTTCGGCCTGGTCCTGCTGCTCGGCGTGGTGGCCGTCGTGCTCACCCGCGGCGGCGGCTCGGTGGGCGGGACCACCGGCGGCACCGTGCAGCCCGGCGTCGAGGAGACCCGTCCAGTCAAGGTGACCGGTGCGCCCCTGCCGCCGTTCGACGACTCGGCAACGAGCGACCCGGCCGTCGGCGCCACCGCCCCCGGGCTCGAGGGTGCCTCCTTTGACGGGCGCCCGGTCGCCATCACCCACGACGGCACGCCTCGGGCGATCCTGTTCGTCGCCCACTGGTGCCCCCACTGCCGCCGGGAGGTGCCGGTGGTGAAGCGGTGGCTCGAGAGCGGCGGGCTGCCCTCGGGCGTGGAACTCGCCACGGTCTCGACCTCGGTGTCGCCCGACCGGCCCAACTACCCGCCCTCGGCCTGGCTGGCCAAGGCCGGCTGGACCGCGCCCCTGCTGGCCGACGACGCGCGGTCGAGCGCCGCGAACGCGTTCGGGGTCACCGCCTTCCCGTTCTTCACGCTGGTGGACGGGAACGGCAAGGTCGTCGCCCGGACCAGCGGGGAGCTGCAGCCGGCTGCCCTCGCCGAGCTGATGGCCAAGCTGAAGCCCGCCTGACCAGAGCAGGCAGCCACCCCTTGTCAGTGCAACGGGTTGCAGGTGCATAGCTGATACACTGTGGCCGCGATGGCGTCGACCACTACGGCCAGGACCACGACCGCCTCGGCGGTCGGGTTGCTGCGCGACCAGGGGATGCGGATGACGCCGCAGCGCCTGGCCATCGTGGACGAGATCATGACCACGG is a window from the Actinomycetes bacterium genome containing:
- a CDS encoding redoxin family protein; the encoded protein is MSKQPTTRRKRAGQGSAPGRTPDGRGRTPAAGRSTAAGRSTAAGRTPPAKGRVPVVAIAFGLVLLLGVVAVVLTRGGGSVGGTTGGTVQPGVEETRPVKVTGAPLPPFDDSATSDPAVGATAPGLEGASFDGRPVAITHDGTPRAILFVAHWCPHCRREVPVVKRWLESGGLPSGVELATVSTSVSPDRPNYPPSAWLAKAGWTAPLLADDARSSAANAFGVTAFPFFTLVDGNGKVVARTSGELQPAALAELMAKLKPA